One Falco peregrinus isolate bFalPer1 chromosome 7, bFalPer1.pri, whole genome shotgun sequence genomic window, TAGGATACTTTTAAGCAAAGATGGTTTTAAGGAATTTGTGATAATAAGGTCACTTGCACTTTAAATAAAGCCCCTTCTGATGTGGACAGTGCTTACAATATTAGACCAAAAGTACtacaacataaatattttaaccaCAGGAAGTGAAGGTATTTCAAGCAGTAGTGTAATTCCAAGGGAACATGGTAAACAACTGTTGagattttatctttcttttggGACATAAAGGTGCCGTTTTCAGCCTTTTGCATATGTGCACTGtccattaagaagaaaaaactgttgCAACAGAAAATATAGCAGGTCCTAAGTTGAAGtaaaaagcagataaaactgCATTTACATATCAGAATGCAAATATAATGAATAATCCAATAAAAttacttattaaaaattattctaagaTTTTCTGATACTAAAACAAACCCTGTAATCTAGTATTTCCCAAATGGAATGACCATGTTCACCATTACACCAAGAAGTAATTTGTGACTGTTAGTAAATGGGTTTTTAACTGCAGGGTGGAATGCAGCTCTCTGTGCCCAAAATGACGGTTTcaaaacccaacattttttaCTTAATCATTCCATTGATGAAAATGTGAGTAATAACAAAACACAtagtcagcaacagcaaataacTGGTAATCTACTATCACATTCCTCATTTGCATCacaggaaattaaagaaaattatggCTATTAAACCCCAGAACTTTTGAGTCATGCATAGTAAGAGGGAAATCTCTTTCTCCATCACGCTTTaatgaggggaaaataaaaaaaccagcagtaaGATGTCTAAATTTTATTGCAATCATTGTAAATTCAGTTCTATTTCTatacttctttttaaacttttcgAATTCTCAATCTTTGTAAACCACAAACAAAGTCCTACTAGACAGCAAGCCTCAGGACCACCACCTCTCTTTCCCCTTCAAGGTTGTAGGAAACTTTGCTTGGGCCACAATTATCCTACTGAACTCCAATTCATGAGATTAGTTTCAAGTATCTGTTTTTGACACAGCGCTGCCTGTGATTACATGATGacttatttaatttctctgtacctaaaattaataataatccTGTTTCTTTAGGTACTTTAGACTGTTACATAATTCACATACTTTGACAAATGCGATTTAAGCACTCAAGACAGGCAGACATGGTAAATaggaattacaaaaaaacccatctgtTCACAGATttcacaaaaatgcattttttgtaaGGCTGCATCAGCTATCAGCTATCTCTGAGCAGACCAGGAAGGAAAACTACATGTTTACTGGTTCCATGTCTGAGTCATAATTCGCTCCCATAAAATCCAAACACCCTACCCGGTTCAACACATGCGCCACCTGCTAGTTCTAATCAATGAGAAATTACATGCTCAAATTCAAGGCCTCCCACCAAGTCTACTTGACAGCTCCTGTCACAGCAGTGGGGCTTAACACACAGTAACAAATAATTAATGACTACATTAGAATTCAGGCTTGATTTCaactttataattaaaaaataccttcaCACCAGCTATTTCAATCATAAACATGGCTGCTCCCAGAACGTGGCCTGCGTGGTAACACCAGAATTTGATTCCTGCCACCTCTTTCACTTCATGGAAGTTGATGGTCTCAATCTTGTCCATGCTTTCTTCAAGGTCTGTTTCTGTATATAGCATGTCATCCGCTGATATATTACTGGATATAAGTGAAATGGCTAAATATCAGCTCATTTTACCAGCTTAGATTATataacagatggaaaaaaaacttcCTGGATTTTTCCCCACTGACAGTAAGACTTCCATTCAGTAACGCTGTGTCTCCTACGTTAGAAATCAAGTCCAGGTACTCTAATGTAGTTCACATAAGCAGAGTTAAAGcatctttcttttgaaatgccATGCTAGAATAGTCTTTTTTACTTCAGGATCTGGTCTGTATTTGTCTAGAAGTACCAAAAGATTCCCAGCCCTGGACAGAGATGTGCCACTTAGCTTGTAACAGTCCTCAAACACCGAACTAAACCACACATCAGCCCAGAAAACACAAGTTACAAGAGGACTGTTTATCAGCTTTCTGACCCAAGCTAGAATCTGCTGAACTGAGGTATGCTCAGGCCCACTGCTCAGGATGTAGGAAAAGTGTGTCAAGGCAtgtaatggaagaaaaaaaaaaaaggggtggggggctgAGAGAGTAATCTCCTCCCCCCCCGCAACAACATGTAAGTAATAGAGAACTCTttgtatatttaatatttaatctgACCTTGTCCTGAATAATGATTTATATCTTTAGGGGCTTACAATTCAATACTTCTGTGAAGCTTAATTAAGAACAGACATTAAAAAGCATGCGAACAAAAGAGTGTCTTAAGAGAGACAGACGGGGAGAAAAAGGGATACTATTAAAGGTTCAAAcaaggcaaatgaaaaaaatgaggaaagaagtattttttttattgatagGAAATTATTTGAGAGACACATTATCCATGAGGCAGTAAGAAGATTCATTACTCCTAACCTGGTTCTAATGTTGCTACCTGTGGCGATATCCAGGTTCATCTAGCCACCTTTGGTGGCTTCATCTTCGGTTTCCTATTGGATATATAGGTGAAATAATTCAGGAGGTGAAGACACAACCCATGGGTCAGCTTACCTGACTTTGACATAGTCTGAAAGTAGCCATCTATAAATAGCTTTTGTGGCATGAGTCATAAATGTCCTTcctttaaaacttgttttctgcaaaaacCATGGTAGAGCCCCACAGTGATCTAAATGGAAACTTAAAATAGACACACAAATCCAATTAATACACTGACATTATATAACATCAATATATAACATATAATTCAGTAATCCACTGGATTAACATGGTGTCATGAAAAtccagaaacagaattttcagtCTTATTGTTAGCTATGCTGGTCTACATTCTATATATTTAGTGACTAGAAATGCAACCAAGAAAAGGTAAGAGTAATACAGGAAATTCCCCATTAACTGCAAAGGTTTTATCTATacaacttaaaaattaatacttttgTAATTTACATAGACGAGGAAAAATAACAGGAACCAGGAACCAGGAACACAATATATGTCAAAGATAGAAGAAAGTCACAAATGTGATCTTAAGTTTGCATGTTGGACACTACAGACTAAAACATGAGCTACTAAAGTAATATTATTTGGCCACACTTCCAGTTGGCCCTATCTTAAGAATGTACTTTTGAAATACAGGTCAAACAAGCCTGTATCATGAACACTCAGTATTTTATAAAGACCCTGTTATGACTGGTTCAATCATTTAGAAATGGCTTTCCTTGTCTCTCAGCCAGTAAACAATACTTAAACCACATTCAAAGCTTGCTTAAGTCTCTAAGAACATTCTTCATTCAAAGCCAATCGAGCAAAACCCACAATAAATACTTTTCAGTAGCCTTCGTGTAGAAAACTCATTTTAGAAGCTGTCACCATGGTGTTAAAGCAGGCCAGGTTATAAGAAAGTCAGACATCACAGCGAGCTCAGAGGAGGGCTGTAACGTCAAAAATGGCTGAACTTCCTTAACTCAAAGAAAGTTGGCAACTAAATTTTTGCCATGCCATTACCATCTATGTAACACCCATTTTCAGTCTGTCAATAACCTACAAGTGAACACAGCTCAGCTTATTTGTTCTCTTAGGTGCAACTTACTGACTAATTAGGAGGAGATCGATCTCAGCAGGATCTATCAAATCAATATAAGGAAGAGCATCCATTCCTTCCAGTCCAGGATGGATTCCACAATCAAgcttgaaaatgaaagaaagttAAAGCTTCTAACAGAACATGTGAAAAACTCTCTTCCATTCTGGTCTAAAATAGTGACTGGTAACTTTTAGAATCATGCAAAAAAAGTATCGTTTCCTTAAACACAGCTTTTAGCATTGGATTTCACATCTCAGGTTTCTGTCTAAACAAACGACTTGCCTTCGTTGAGAAACGGAACACCTTTCACAAGATCCCAGTCTTTGTTCACATTTTGTACCTATGCAAGCCTTCATTCACACTTCAACACCACCTGCATATACAGAACTAGTGTATGCAAGTTATTTCAGCCAACATCACACCTAAGACAACAGCTGGAAGACGTGTGTGTTTATATGTGACTGTTTACACACAACTGTTGGTAAACATTAGCCTTAGGCTCCACTGAAACCTAACAGGCATAAATGTTAGAATCTGTATTTCAGACACATAGGTTCTGTTTGGGGATATGGATTTATTCTGCAGGACAGCCTCTGTACGTCTACAGTCCTATATGCTATATTGTTCCAGAAAGCTACAGAACATGCCTCTTCCAGCACAGTGCCTGACTTCAGTGCAGGAGGCTGAATTTAACCCGTAACATCTTTCTGTGATCTGAAGTATCATAATGAGAGGGTGTACAAACACATTCATGCAATAAttaccattatttttcttcctttaaactCCAGAATAATGCATGACCTTCCTACTTCTTGGCCAGCACCTCTGCAAAAGGACATCAAAgttgtaaaaattaaaacaacctACACCATACAGATGTAACTGTGTACTGGATGCCTCTAGAgggattatttttctgcatagaAATAATGATTGTACAGTCCTTTTAAACTCAGATAAAGTAACTGAACAGCTACAGTTATCTCAATGGAAATGAGACCCTACTtaatgcagcagaaataaagaaaatctgtttggggaaaatatttttgtctcttctggtttttattGCATGCCTGCGCACTCGAGTCTCAAAGTACTGTGATGTATGATGAATGGAAAGTTTATGTAGGTAGTAGCATCTTCAGGTTGTCCAGAAGACAACTCTTGTGATGCTGCCAGAAAAACCTTCAAACAGCACTGGGCATCtttaccagaagaaaaaaatttcaacttAAAAACACTACAAAACCTATGATGCTGTCAAAgcataagaggaaaaaaaaattttctcaGATAATCTTAAGTAGTGCATCAGGGCAGGACGCAATCCTTCTAACCGAGTATGACAGCTACCCCTGAGCCTGCAGGCTGCCGGCTCCTTGGAGAAGCAACCAGAGGAAAAACAGGAcgggggaaaaaagcagctcGGGGGATCCCGGCGCCTCCAACAACGTTTCGCTCGGTCCGCCCAGGGCACGGTCCCGCCTCACCCATCCCGTGGCACCACCGGTGCCTGGGGGAGGCGCCGGCCCGCGGCCCGGCAGCAGCCCGGTCCCGCTCCGGCCGGCGGGCCTGCCCGCTAGCcgcccggcggccccggccccgccagccccaggcccaggcccaggcccagccccaggcccaggcccgggcccgggcccaCCGCGCagctcccgccgccgcgcccgccccgggcGCTCACAGGGGCCGGATGAGCAGCTGATCGCTCTCCTCCGCCGGGATCAGGGCCTCGGCTTTCCGCTTCGCCGACATGGCGGCGccagccccggcggcggccAGCGCGctccctcccgccgccggctccccgcccccgccgccttCCGCTTCCTCCCGGCCGCGCCCGCGCCTGCGCCGCGACCCGGAAGCGGAAGGGTGGGCGCGCGGCGGGCTGAGGTGAGGGGCCGGTCGGCCGGGGGCGCGCAGCGGGTGCGGGCTGCCGGGGAGGCGGGGGAGGCCGCGGCAGCGGCGCCGGGTGGAAGGAGCCGAGGCGGAGCGTCCCCGGGAGGCGGGGGGGTGCCGCAGAGGAGCGCTCGGCCCGCGGCTGCGGCGGCCAAACCGGCGCTGGGCGCTGCCCGCCCTGGCGGAGCCGCGTTCCCGCCGGGGCCCCGCCTCTCGCCTCTCCGTGGGAAGCGGCGTTGCCGTCGTTGCCGTCGATCAGGTTATCGtctggggctggagggaggaaCGGGAGGGAAAGCCACGCGCGGGGCCGCCCTTCCTGGCTTCTCCGCGCCCGTCCCGCCGCAGCACCCGGCCTCGGGCAGGACCCGGCGCTTCCCGCGGCCGCGGGGGGAGGGGCGCACCGCAGGGAACGCGCTatggagctgcaggagctcccTAACCATCTACCGCGTTGGGAAAGCTCGTGAATTACTATCTGCTGAGTTGTGCCTTCCTCAGAGACTGCAGGCAGAATCAGCGAATCTGCTCGTGTTgcggcagctgctgctctgaaggGGGGGGCTGCTGGATCCGCGCTGGTGGCTGGAAGGAGCTcagtggggtgctgggtgccacGACTCCCTGGCAGCACTGCTTGTCGCGAAGGGTGGCTTTTGGTCTGCCAGAGACCAAGTGTTCGCTTAATGACAAACgcggcagcagcctggggactGTAATCCAGCACTGCATCGCAGATCTAAGCTCCTCCTTATGCATCTTCCATTCTTTTCTGCAGTGTCGGCTGTCTTCAATAGGCTGTCTGCCTCCTCTGTCCTCTTCCTTCCACCTGCTTAACATGTCTGAAGCcctgtaattaaaatattcttctgtGAAGCTGGGAAATAGGGGTTTTGTGCTCCTGCTTTTTGACACGGGCCAGCCAAATGTTAAGCAACTGAAAGCAGTAGAGCagatacaggaaaaatacttctgGAATACACTCGGAACTCCCAGTAAATCAGTTCTAAGGCACTAAATATAACATCCTTCTTGCTTGGAGTTTTCAGGAACATGTTAAGTAGTAATGGCTGCTCAGAGAAGTATTACAGTCAGTAGTTTTTCAgaagtaggtttttttttaatgggagcATAATCTTTGGAGCAGGGATTGCATTGGATGCATTTTGCAGGGCACTTAAAAATCATTAATGCTTTCAAGTGATACTATACATTTTGAGTTTTGTCTCGTTTCTGAATCTGCATCAATAGAAACTGACCTTTGCAATAGTCTGTAAAGTCGGTAGCAGCATTTTTTTGATTAATCAGAGGACAGGGAAGTTTTAGCAGAGAGGTTGAGGGACTTGCCACAGTCACACACAGAGCGCACCAGAGGAACATTGCTACTTCGGTTCTCAAATCCTTTATAAATTTCCAGGTTTTGTCCACAGTAACTCTGTTGTTTGCCAGGAACTCCTTCCCTTGATGGTATGACaagcattaatttttatttttcctaccTAGAAGATCTTCCTTGATCCaattatgaaaaaatgtttagaaaaggaaaaaaacgacacagcagcagcagctcacaaaGCAGTGAAATCAGTACTAAAAGCAAGGTAAGCTGAATTTAGTATATACTCTGTTTATGGAAGCACTTTTGTTTGTACCAAGCTGACAGTTCAGTGGTTCGCTTGCACTGATGGTAGGGTATGTTTCCTATATAGCATATAAAATGCCATGTTCCACAAGGACAACTTTCTACTTCTGCTGTTCCTCAGATTGTCTTATGAGAGTTAAACCCCCCCTACTCGTTGTAAAGCCCTTGCATTCTGAGATGACTGCTCGATTGCTTCCATAGTGAAGCCCACAAGAGTTTATGGCAGCACATAGTGAGTGAGGTTTGGAGGAAAAAGTAGTACGTTTGTTCTGTAGTGCTAAATACTGTCGTTAGGAAGATGCCTGGTGTTAGGTACCAAGAGTTAGTTTATTCTTCAATACTAGTTGGTTACTCAGGATCTCTAAAAAGTATTCTTCATTTTGAATAATGTGTCCATTTTGTCTGATAGGTTTTGGAATGATCATTTGAATATTCTGGATTTTCCAAGGTGCCGTTTCACTTCCCTTGCACTGCTATGCTATTCCAAGCATTGGTGACAAGCATGTAGTTGTCAATTTCTTCAAGTTAAGATGCAGTACCAGAAAAGTCTGGACATAACCTTAAggttcattttctctttttcttttatttcctccttctttcagaatatttgtGGACTTCTCAAGGGTTCCTGCTGTTTTTGTATCAATCTAATCTACACTGAGGCAGAAAGATaacttcaggaaagaaataggtggtggtgttttttttctcctcattttgcagtgctgctgaagtAATTAGAACGTAaacactaatttattttttttaaaaaaagagttgagGCAGGGTATCTAAAAGTGAGTTTTTAATATGTTCTCAGTAACTTTCTGATGATCCcgatttttaattttttatttattttttgtagtcTGTAGATTCCAGTCTTGGGGGACTTTCCAGGTCTAGTACTGTGGCTAGTCTAGATACAGACTCCACGAAAAGTTCAGGTATGTAATCGCAGTTTGAGCAGATACTTGTGGAGCAGGATTAACTTTATGTGTGTTCATATGAAAGAGCAGAGAATGGAAAGGgttaaaacatgtatttttaataattgtgAGTGACTCTGTAGGTAGCCTGTTGACTAATGTATGCATAGCTCTAGGCTTCTAAAACATTAATAATGATTCATCTAGGATTATGTCACTGTTTTCAAAGTAAAGTGTCTGAGTAAGAAAAACTTAGTTGCAGTACCAGTCACGGCATAAATCTGGTGTAACTTTTTGGAAGCtatgtttcttgcttttacatTTGCCctgaaataatggaaataagATTTGATTTCACCTGTTCTTGCTCACTAGATCACAGTGTGTCACTGTTGGACCAAATagttcatttaaaacaaatctatATAGAAAAGGAGAACCAGCTGATTCAAGGTTGTTAACTAAAAATGTGAATTAGTATAAACAACACTGTATCACAGATTCATATGAAACTGTTGCCTTTTCCAAGGACTGTTGTGAATCGACCCAGGACAGTTCATTAAGGAGATGATTTAATATACTGtggtaaagtttagtgtttgATGAAAGTCAGCAAAAATTACGCAATTTAATGTTAGTTCCATTGGCACCAATTAGAATAGTGTTACTGTTCTGGAGTTCTTCagaattgctttgttttattttgttgcaggACAAAGCAATAGTAATTCTGATACGTGTGCAGAATTCAGAGTTAAATATGTTGGTGCCATTGAAAAATTGAAACATAATGAGAGCAAAAGTCTTGAAGGGCCATTGGACTTGATAAATTACATAGATGTTGCACAGGTAAGTGGGTTACAAAAGACAATGCCAACAACATCAGAACACTAAGCTTTTAGGCGTATTTCTTTCGTATTATCATGTGATCTGACATCTTTTTATGTAAATTTTAGACTTACTAGAATGAAGTagcttactttaaaaaacattgttaTGAATCTCAAAAGCTGTCACACAATTCCATCCTACTGAGTAACTGGAGAAGGTGCACccaaaaagcagttttgaagaAGCAGGCTCAGGGCGAAGGCACTTCTCGTGAGTCATTACTGTATAAGTAGCCCACTTGAAAGTTGTTATATTGTCTTGAAAGTTGTTGTATTGTCTTCAGTGCTGTTAGAATTACTATCCAGGAAATAATACCTCCTCCAGATTTCCTCAGTACTGTAGAAGTTTTCCCATAGAGGAAAATGTCAAATTTCTGCTTACAATCACTTATGAACCCATGACCAAAAAACTTGAGTAATATTTGGGTCGTCCTTGCCAAAGTGTGGTTACCTGTACTTACTTTTGTGCTGAAAGCCGTAACTGGTTGTTCTCATTATGTAGGTGATTGTCTGTATCTTCAAAAGCACAGAATGTCTGTTTATCTTACAGCAACTTGACATTTCAAGTACCTGAATATACACTAAAACTCTTTTTACATAACAAAATTGCTGCCAGTGTGGAACATAGATCACCCAGGGTCAGCGCAGCATGCCAGGGCATACGTTTGTCCACAGGGCCAAACTCCCCCTGAGATGATCAGTTCCTTTCTGGAATCATGTAATATTTAGAACACAACAGagtatttcagttggaagggacccacaacgatcacctagtccaactgcctgaccacctcagggctgaccaaaagttaagCGCATGTTGTTAAGGCCATTGTCTAAATGACCCTTAAAAAGTGACAAGCTTGGGGCGTCgaccacctctccaggaagcctgtgCCAGTGAAtgaccaccctcttggtaaagaaatgcttcctcatGTCAAGTGTAAACTTCCCCTAAACATTTTTCACATAATGTTAAGAGATGGGAGGAGTGCAAGTGTGGCAGGCAGACTCCACGCAGCAAGATACGAGCCGGGTCAGTGATGTTGCTGATTCTGTAGgcataaacacattttctattATGTATCTTCATTGTTCACGTTCTTCTGTCTGCACTaaaggcttttgtttgtttccctccAAAGCAAGATGGAAAGTTACCTTTTGTTCCAGGTGAAGAGGAGTTTATTATGGGAGTTTCCAAATACGGCATTAAAGTTTCAACATCTGATCAGTATGTAAGTGACTCACAACAAACTGTCTTTTTGGTGAGAGTTGGaaagttgcttttatttttttctctgatagATGAACTGTTTGACCAAAATGTCACTTCAGGCTTTAAGCAAAAGTcaaagaaacagacaaaaaaagctCTCACAACAGCACTGCTTAATGTTGTTATCTCCTCAGGGCTCTGTATTTCCTAGTTGGATTGATTTGGCTTAGGACAAAAATCCATCCCTTTTGAGATAGAGCACCAGACAGAAGGCAAGCAAGCCCTTCTGCTCTTTGGGCGcacctttctctctctgtagTTGTCCTGCCATCCTCTCATGTGGAAGAGTAGCATGACTCTGGTGGCCAAGACCGCTCCTCAGCCTGAGTTAGTAATGCAGTTCCTGTGCAGTTGtggagaggagaaaacaaagcatggggctttttttcagtaatactTGAGTTATATTCCTCTTTAAAGTTCCAGCCTTGCACCCCTAATCCAAGAGCGTGAGTTTGCTGCAGCATTAAAGCCTCATGATGCCGCTTTATTGACCAAGCCTATTTTTCGTTTGCATCGTTTCTTACAAgtagtttattttcctttagtgCACTTCCAAgtagctttttttcctaaaaataaataatccgGTCTCTTCCCCAGGGCCCTCTAGTTGCCTTTGTGTAGCTTTGTATTGCAGCCGTGTGGTTTCTTTCTGGTGGCCCTCAGGGCCCCAAATACCATAAATACTTGGCCTTGATGATGTCATGACCCATCAACAACCCAGCAA contains:
- the ITGB1BP1 gene encoding integrin beta-1-binding protein 1 isoform X1; translated protein: MFRKGKKRHSSSSSQSSEISTKSKSVDSSLGGLSRSSTVASLDTDSTKSSGQSNSNSDTCAEFRVKYVGAIEKLKHNESKSLEGPLDLINYIDVAQQDGKLPFVPGEEEFIMGVSKYGIKVSTSDQYDVLHRHALYLIVRMVCYDDGLGAGKSLLALKTTDAASEECSLWVYQCNSLEQAQAICKVLSTAFDSVLMSEKS
- the ITGB1BP1 gene encoding integrin beta-1-binding protein 1 isoform X5; this encodes MFRKGKKRHSSSSSQSSEISTKSKSVDSSLGGLSRSSTVASLDTDSTKSSGQSNSNSDTCAEFRVKYVGAIEKLKHNESKSLEGPLDLINYIDVAQAFVCFPPKQDGKLPFVPGEEEFIMGVSKYGIKVSTSDQYDVLHRHALYLIVRMVCYDDGLGAGKSLLALKTTDAASEECSLWVYQCNSLEQAQAICKVLSTAFDSVLMSEKS
- the ITGB1BP1 gene encoding integrin beta-1-binding protein 1 isoform X2 encodes the protein MFRKGKKRHSSSSSQSSEISTKSKSVDSSLGGLSRSSTVASLDTDSTKSSGQSNSNSDTCAEFRVKYVGAIEKLKHNESKSLEGPLDLINYIDVAQQDGKLPFVPGEEEFIMGVSKYGIKVSTSDQYEQAQAICKVLSTAFDSVLMSEKS